A region of the Pseudomonas silesiensis genome:
ATTTGAAAACCTCTTCATCCGCCGTGTAGCTCTCCCGCGGACCGGCCGCCAGGTAGTCCTCGGACCACATCCGGCCCATGGCCCGCTCATCGCCGTTGTCGAGTGTCAGCACCGTGGAGTCCAGGTCCCCGAGCGCATCGAGATCGATGAAGCCGGGCCCGATCAAGGCATTGCCGTAATCAATCCACTGATCCACCGGCCCCGGATAATCACGCCCGACAAACAGGATGCGCGAGCCTTCAAACACCACTTCGCCGTCGCGCCACAGTACATGTCGCTGGCCATCGAAGCCGACGACACAGCTCGCTTTCAGGCCGATGCGCTTCACAGGCGACTGTCCAATAAAGCCCCATTGGCGGCGATCAGCCTGCCTGCCCGATACACCTGGCGCACCGGTCGCGAGACCACGGCCTCGCCCAAGGTCTGCACCGGCATCAGCAGGAAGTCCGCCGCCTGGCCGATCTCCAGCCCATAACCCTTGCAGCCCAACGCCCGAGCGCCATTGACCGTGGCCGCTTCGAATGCCGCCGCCAGTTCCTCGTCCTTGTTCAAGTCGAAACGAAACGCCAGCAGCATCGCCCGTTCCAGCATGTCGCCGTTGCCCATGGGCGACCAGGCGTCGCGAATGCCGTCCGAACCCAGGCAGACATTGACCCCTGCTTCGCGCAGGGCGAGGAAGGGTGGCACCGCGCAGTCGGCGGGGGCCGAACTCATCAGCGAAATGTCCAGCACCGCCAGCCGCTCCGCCAAGGGTTTGACCTGACCCCAGGGCAACATCCCCAGGCAATACGCATGGCTGATCATCACCCGACCCTGACGCGCGAAACGCTCGGTGTAGTCGGCGATCAGCGCGATCTGCCACAGGCCCAGTTCGCCTTTGTCATGCAGGTGAATGTCCACACCGCGATCGAACTCGCTGGCCAGCTTGAAGACGAAATCGAGTTGGGCGATCGGGTCGTTGTCGATGCCGCAGGGGTCGAGGCCACCGACGTTCTCCACGCCCAGGGCCATGGCTTCACGCATCAGTTCGGCGGTGCCCGGGCGGGAGATCAGGCCGGTTTGCGGGAACACCACCAGTTGCAGGTCGATCAGGTCGCGGTAGTTGTCGCGCAGTTGCTGCATGGCTTCGACATGGCGCAGGCCGAAGTCGGGGTCGATATCGACGTGGCAGCGCAGGGTCAGCGAACCGCGGGCAATGCAGTTTTCCAGCAGGGCGCCGGCTCGTTGGGCGATGGGGGCGTCGATTTCCCGCAGTACACGGCGTTCGTTGGCGATGTAGTCCTTGAGGGTCGGGCCGGCGCTGTTCGGGCGCCAGGGTTGGCCCCAGAGGGTTTTGTCGAGGTGGACGTGGCTTTCCACCAGGGCGGGGGTGAGGAGCTGGTGTTGGCCGTCGATGTCGGTGGCGGTCAGCGGTGCATTGGTGGCCGGGCGCCGGGCTTTGAACTGGCCGTTTTCCAGAAGCAGGTCTTCGGCGGGGGCGCCGTAGGGGTGCACGTTGCGTAGCCAGCGGGGTTGGGTCATTTCATACCTCAGTTTTATGTTGTTCAGGCGGGCCTCATCGCGGGCAAGCCCGCTCACACAGGGATCTGGGTTGGCACTCCATTTTTGTTCCAACACAAAACCCTGTGGGAGCGGGCTTGCCCGCGATGGCCGCGACTCAGTTTCAAGCCAGGCCGTTAACCCACCCACCGGGTTTTGAGTTGGCACACCATTTTTGTTTCAACACAAAATCCTGTGGGAGCCGGGCTTGCCCGCGATGGACGCGCCACGGTCTCGAGCCAGGCACTTAACCCTTGAGCTTCGCCCAAATCCGGTCCTGCAGCTCCCGCGCCTTGTTGCTGCACTCTTTCTCCGGGCGCAGGCGCGAGGCGAATTCATCCGGCATGTTGATGGCGTCCATCACCCGCCATTTGGCGTCGATCAAGGTGTCGCTCTGGATGCCGTTGGCGTAGGCGATGGCATTGGACACGGCGGCGGCGTTTTCCGGTTTCATCATCCAGTCGATGAAGACCTTGGCGTTGCCAGGGTGCGGTGCGCTTTTGGGCACGGCGAAGTTATCCTGGAACATCGCCAGGCCTTCACGGGGATACACGTACTTGATCGTGCTCTTCTGCAACGTGGCCCGGGCCGTGGAGCCGTTCCAGTTCTGCATCATGATCACTTCACCGGAGGCCATGCGGTCGACGGTGTTGTCGGAGCTGTACATCTTCAGGAAGGGTTTCTGTTTTTGCAGCAGCTCCAGGATGCGCTTGGCGTCCTGCGGGTTTTCGCTGCATT
Encoded here:
- a CDS encoding amidohydrolase family protein, whose protein sequence is MTQPRWLRNVHPYGAPAEDLLLENGQFKARRPATNAPLTATDIDGQHQLLTPALVESHVHLDKTLWGQPWRPNSAGPTLKDYIANERRVLREIDAPIAQRAGALLENCIARGSLTLRCHVDIDPDFGLRHVEAMQQLRDNYRDLIDLQLVVFPQTGLISRPGTAELMREAMALGVENVGGLDPCGIDNDPIAQLDFVFKLASEFDRGVDIHLHDKGELGLWQIALIADYTERFARQGRVMISHAYCLGMLPWGQVKPLAERLAVLDISLMSSAPADCAVPPFLALREAGVNVCLGSDGIRDAWSPMGNGDMLERAMLLAFRFDLNKDEELAAAFEAATVNGARALGCKGYGLEIGQAADFLLMPVQTLGEAVVSRPVRQVYRAGRLIAANGALLDSRL